The genomic segment CAGatctactttatttttttcttgattgaaaaaaaataaaaatttgatcgTATAATCAATAATAATCACCATCTACTACTATTATCAACTTgttatcttttctctcttttggaaAGCTTGTATTACTTAAATAGTTGATTGATGTAAACATCAGTGATCGTGAAAGATGTAGCTTTCTTTTAGGGTTtgtactttatatatttttaaaattatataaaaaaggttTAATGCAACAATTCTATTTCTTTTGGCTAGTGGGAGTActtaaatcatttatatatatttattcgatattctctatgttttttggtttcttcctcCGTTTTTAACCATTAACTCGTTCTTTGTTACCAAATGGGTACATGATGATCATTTCAGATCTGTTTAAAGCCTCTTTAagttatagatatatatagatagatttgTGAAAAGGACCTTCATACTACTGCACATCAGAAATTCAGAATGTAATGATTCCACATATCGAATAATATTCAGGTTTATCGATTTTTTTCTCAATGGTTTTGTCTAATCTGATTCTATTGGTTATCTCTACATGAGGTATAATTTCACTAGCTAAACATAATATTAGGATTATAACGACTAAGTTTACATTTATATACAAACTGTTTAGATTATATACAAATTGTAGACTACATTCATATTAAATAATGTGGAAgcatttggaaaaaaaaatatcattaaccatactagaaaaagaaaaagaaaaatcctctTGAACCTATAAACACTATTGTTTTACAATTTGTTCTAAACTCCTATATAGACGACGCTTAAATGTAAATGTTAGGCGACAGTAAGATGCTCTAAATTCATGAAATACAGAGGTCTCTCTAGCTAGGAGGATTGGAAAGAAACTAGCCAAGATGCTCAAATCGAATTATGTGTACGTGTCAATTTCACTTTTGTAGACCATTCTCCTCTTATTTGACTTTAAATATCCCGATTCTAGTTAATAACATATCAAATAATATCCTAATTATACTAACCATTATAGTCCACAACATTaccattattttgttttttaaattttatgcaGACTCGTAAGCGCCAAATAAGTTAGCATAAACTAGTTAACGTATACATGAAAGCTAATGAATATAGTTACAAATAATACGATATGTTATGAAAGTCCAAACAAATGACATAATCTCTTTTCAATACGATTCATGAAATGGTcactttaaaagattttaagcAATCTGAATTCGAATAcggacaaatatatatagacagaATGTGGCATGTCTCAAGGCAtcatttagaaagaaaaaaaaaaaaaaaacagatttttttagagaaattaaGTTTGCTTCAAGAAGAGTTGTATATATagaatatttgaataaaatcaaacatagtTCCTTATAAAGTTAGTATTCCGTCCTATTTATTTAGTAACATGTCcataaataaattcttttaagttggttttttttaaacagaattttttaatttttgatgttAATTTagggaaacaaataaataagcttgtatcaaattaattttgtgcatatataaaaacaaacgtttttatatatgcataattgatgatgaaaatgtcataaaattatactatttttacttttatatgttAGTTGTGTAAGTaactaaaatattgtaaaatcacTTTCGCAACTACAATTTGGCCAacgttttttatttgttcatattttCTTAGTTTAGTGTTGCCTTAATCAATTcccttttttaatatatatagacacGTCAACAGATTCTCCTGGTCGTTGGTGTAATGATAAGTTGAAGTTTTCTTTCCCGTATATATCATCTGTTTTGACTAACATAATTAATCTCTTCAAATGAAATACTTTTTTTCATATGTCATTATCGTAATACCATCGCAGTACTATAATGGGAGTTGatgattgatttttaatatatatatatatatatatatgtatatacagtgaaacctctataaattaataaagtcgggaccataaaattttattaatttatagaggttttaatttatcgataaattaataaataattactaatttatagagagactttcctaatttggttaaaaaatattaaaataagatttaatctttgtaaataatatttttataaaatcaattacaatgaaaataacagttattcatgttttgaagataacactcaaagatttttatatagtaaaaatattaaaaattaactctaaaaaaaattaatgtgtagatatatacataaatttagataattttatataattattaatttatattattgataggaccatatatttataaaggagtttaaaaaagttattattttattatattatcgaataatGTCCAAAATTACATTAGTCCCAACTTGGAACCgcagaaattttttaatttatagagattattaatttatcgagtattaatttatagaggttctactgtataatTTCCATATATTATATAGCTAACTGACAAAGAGCAAAAGTGGTAAATCATATAAACACGTCATTTTCAAGATAGTCTAATGGTTCTACTAACAATTTGGTTCCAAAATAAGGAAGAAGACACAATTTCGGATTTAAAACAATTTGGTGATATTAAGATCTGAACAATCGTAGCAGAACACATTATAGTGCTATTTGCTAAAAGATAAAAACGGGTTCTAATTTAAGAAAGCTGTGTCTTCGGTTAGCTTTGAGACATGTCATTATGATATACAACGATCTCAAGATTAACCCTTAGTCTATAGGGTCAAATTTGAATTGGTACGTGCATCCCACAATCGGATTTTGACATTTACATAACATTGATATCGAGAATAATTAATACCTCTTGGGAATGTTTTTTTTCGCTACCTATTTTAACAATCATCATCTCAGTTGTTATTTCTCAAATAACAAAGAGTTATCAACTAAACTAAGGAAACtaagaaacaaaaccctaactaAAAGCAGAGTGCCTTAAGTTTGAAGCTCCCTAGATGAAcacgaagaagagaaaaggcTGTTGTTACTTCTCTCCATGCTGCTGATTGATGCAGATTCGTCGTCTTCCACCTCAAGCATCGCAACGCTGAAGTGTAGTTCCACGCTTGAATCCGGGTAAACCTCGTCATCGAAGCAATCTTCAATTTCGTCTTCTTCCATTATCCATTTTCCCACTTCGTTTTCATCTCGTAGTAGCCTCAGTATCTGAAGAAGCAATAAAGTTTAATTAGTTCTTGACAAGGGACttaattacttttttcttttaagaaggAGTCAAAATTTTACTTGTTTAATATTGGGACGATGTGTGGCGGATCTTGTGAGGCAATGTGAAGCAGCAAGTACCATTCTTTGAAACTGAGACTCGTCGAATATATCTGTTACTTCTGGATCCAACAGCCCTTTTAAATTTCCATTCTCAATCAACGGTTTTGCCTGCGTTCCAAGGAAGTATCTCTTTAGGGTTTTATTAAAGTGTTTCTTACGTTACAAGTAACCAgcgcaaaaagaaaaaaaaacctacccACATGACCAAACTCTCTTGTCCTCTAGGATTCTGAGGCGAAATAGGATTTCTTCCTGATATGAGCTCAAGCAGAACCACTCCAAAGGCGTAAACGTCAACTTTATCACTGACTTTCCCGTACATGAAATACTCCGGTGCAAGGTATCCAAAAGTGCCCACCACGTCAGTTTGTATCGAATATTGAGAAGATGTTGTAGGTCTCCACATCGACAATCCAAAATCTGACAGCTATTCCTCAAAATCATAGCTATTAATTATGAGTCCATGAAGACAATTAagcaaaagaaatcaaagtgATCAGAAGCTTTCATTACCTGAGGTTGGAGCTCATCTGTGAGAATAACATTGGAAGTTTTGACATCTCTGTGAATCACTGGCTTAGGACACCGGTTATGAAGATAATCTATTGCTTCCGCCAAACCGATAGCTATCTTGAACCTCTCTTTCCATGATAATACATGCTTTCCCTTTTGCTTACCTGCAAAATCAAGCGTCATCATCACACTTTATACCAAATCAATCAGAATCTTTAATATACGTGTGTGTGAAGTTTGAGAGTGGTGTGTTACCGTGAAGGGTTTCCTCTAAACTTCCAATGGTTGAAAGATTGTAAACGGAGATCAGATCATTGTTTTGGACACAAACACCAAGTAACGGTGAGACGTTTTGGTGACTCAAAGAAGAGATGATGTTGATCTCATGAACAAAATCTTTCATAGCTTCTTTAGATGATGATTTCAAGATTTTCACAGCGATGCCTTTTCCATTTTCAAGAACCCCTCTGTACACTTTGCTGCATCCTCCCTTCCCAATCATATTATCTGTCATGTAAAGTCAAAGATCAATATACAAACTCATCACGAGGAGAAGCAGAGGAATAAAACAGAGTATACCTTGAGAGAAATTTGATGTTGATTTCTTAAGAACATTGTAGTTGAAccatttgttgttgtctctcAATATGTCCTTGACTTGTTTCTTGATAGAGATTGTCTCATAGTTAAGATTCTGCTGATGATGATTTGGAAACCGTTCAGGTAAGCTCATGACCCAGTTGACCACTGAGACTTTTCTCGTGTGCCATTTGTGAACTTGTGGTGTCCCTAAAGTTGCACTTTTAAGAAAAGGCCAACCTGGTTTATCATCTAATATTATATCTATCGATGGAAGTGAAATCgatcttttcctcttttcttcatCCATCATACTTGCATAAGTTGCATTCACTATTAGAAAGTTGAGAGCTTGGCCTCAAAACTAGAATTATAAGCTGACGTATTAACACCAAAGCCAATGCTCTTGGAATTAGGTAGTGATGGCCAAGACTTCAGCCGTTGGAAGCAATTGTTTCGCACAGAACTTAGCAGTTGATGTTCAACAAATCCTGAAACCTGAATATGTGGTTAGGttacataaaaatttaaagaaacaaaaacagtttttatcttcaaatatttttctcaCCTTATATAGCCTTCTTCGAAATTTGATTCCAACTAGAATAACCTTGTGAACCGAACTTTCTTGTAAAGCCTCTCCTATAAGCTTAATCTGTGGGAGCTAAATGCTCTTTTTATCTActaaaaacagaggaatcaaacaaacaaaaaactccaTTAGAACAAGTAATTTGTTGATGacttcaagaaaaaaacaaaacttaagggggtggtattggatttttatttataaagatttttaaagagttgaacaaaatcattaaaagtgaataagtgaaagattgttaaagattgctagagagttttgttgattagttttctaaaatcttgtaaactgttccaaacaatctctgtatttttgtaatactttccatgactttattttgtaaagaaagtgtctaaaatcatgaaccaataataCAATAATTGAATTAATTAACAATcctatattctttta from the Camelina sativa cultivar DH55 chromosome 12, Cs, whole genome shotgun sequence genome contains:
- the LOC104729713 gene encoding pto-interacting protein 1-like isoform X1, whose protein sequence is MMDEEKRKRSISLPSIDIILDDKPGWPFLKSATLGTPQVHKWHTRKVSVVNWVMSLPERFPNHHQQNLNYETISIKKQVKDILRDNNKWFNYNVLKKSTSNFSQDNMIGKGGCSKVYRGVLENGKGIAVKILKSSSKEAMKDFVHEINIISSLSHQNVSPLLGVCVQNNDLISVYNLSTIGSLEETLHGKQKGKHVLSWKERFKIAIGLAEAIDYLHNRCPKPVIHRDVKTSNVILTDELQPQLSDFGLSMWRPTTSSQYSIQTDVVGTFGYLAPEYFMYGKVSDKVDVYAFGVVLLELISGRNPISPQNPRGQESLVMWAKPLIENGNLKGLLDPEVTDIFDESQFQRMVLAASHCLTRSATHRPNIKQILRLLRDENEVGKWIMEEDEIEDCFDDEVYPDSSVELHFSVAMLEVEDDESASISSMERSNNSLFSSSCSSRELQT
- the LOC104729713 gene encoding proline-rich receptor-like protein kinase PERK12 isoform X2 — protein: MMDEEKRKRSISLPSIDIILDDKPGWPFLKSATLGTPQVHKWHTRKVSVVNWVMSLPERFPNHHQQNLNYETISIKKQVKDILRDNNKWFNYNVLKKSTSNFSQDNMIGKGGCSKVYRGVLENGKGIAVKILKSSSKEAMKDFVHEINIISSLSHQNVSPLLGVCVQNNDLISVYNLSTIGSLEETLHGKQKGKHVLSWKERFKIAIGLAEAIDYLHNRCPKPVIHRDVKTSNVILTDELQPQLSDFGLSMWRPTTSSQYSIQTDVVGTFGYLAPEYFMYGKVSDKVDVYAFGVVLLELISGRNPISPQNPRGQESLVMQNR